A single Thermostichus vulcanus str. 'Rupite' DNA region contains:
- a CDS encoding LdpA C-terminal domain-containing domain produces the protein MTLPNASLQQGTWFKLICGASFHHLPSVRELAFLYTLAGVDCIDLAADPAIVRAAQQGIQWAQAEDPQAGSPWLMVSVNDGEDVHFRKAVLTDPVCPADCPQPCVAVCPPHALVPLAASGTVHIRTELCYGCGRCEPICPHHRIATPNHQVPLPQVLPSLISLGIQAVEIHTCIGRQAQFGQLWGSLRPWLPHLEALSISFNDGPGLEAYLRDLLSLMDPRPKVLIWQVDGRPMSGDIGSGSGTSKATLKLAHKVLNMGLPGYVQLAGGTNAQTVLLLDPRWPVAGLAFGSYARQLVASYLEEELAAGIPLAKELVAQVKQRPVTVVPGLQQTSFSYV, from the coding sequence GTGACCTTGCCAAACGCCTCGCTGCAACAGGGTACCTGGTTCAAACTGATCTGTGGAGCAAGTTTCCATCACTTGCCCTCGGTTCGGGAGCTAGCCTTCCTTTATACGCTGGCCGGAGTAGATTGCATTGACTTGGCGGCGGATCCAGCGATTGTGCGAGCTGCCCAGCAAGGGATCCAGTGGGCCCAAGCAGAAGATCCACAAGCAGGATCCCCTTGGTTGATGGTCAGTGTCAACGACGGCGAGGATGTGCACTTTCGCAAGGCAGTGTTGACGGATCCTGTTTGTCCAGCCGATTGTCCGCAGCCCTGTGTGGCGGTTTGTCCTCCCCACGCCCTAGTTCCGCTGGCAGCTTCTGGAACCGTTCATATTCGAACGGAACTGTGCTATGGCTGTGGGCGTTGTGAACCGATCTGCCCTCACCACCGCATTGCCACCCCCAACCATCAGGTGCCTTTGCCCCAGGTACTGCCGTCACTGATTAGTCTGGGCATTCAAGCAGTAGAAATTCATACCTGCATCGGTCGGCAAGCACAGTTCGGGCAACTGTGGGGATCCCTGCGGCCTTGGCTGCCTCATCTGGAGGCTCTATCCATCAGCTTTAACGATGGCCCTGGCCTGGAGGCTTACCTACGGGATTTGCTGTCCCTGATGGATCCCCGGCCCAAGGTGTTGATTTGGCAGGTGGATGGTCGTCCCATGAGTGGGGATATTGGGTCGGGGTCGGGCACCAGTAAAGCCACCCTGAAGCTGGCCCACAAGGTGCTGAACATGGGTTTACCTGGTTATGTGCAGTTGGCAGGGGGAACCAATGCCCAAACGGTTCTGCTATTGGATCCCCGTTGGCCGGTGGCGGGATTGGCGTTTGGGAGTTATGCACGGCAGTTGGTGGCCTCCTACTTGGAAGAGGAATTGGCTGCTGGGATCCCGCTGGC